A window of Mercenaria mercenaria strain notata chromosome 16, MADL_Memer_1, whole genome shotgun sequence contains these coding sequences:
- the LOC123539702 gene encoding uncharacterized protein LOC123539702, which produces MKEFVFVLILSSLLNVYDCKTSFVKDQSIDFVFPPVQQHVIAGIPEGHLRPLGWQKKPEGKVREEKDAVTPPTFHMRYVKNSRPVVLRGLLKHAPVAEKWEEDSYLKEKYGKLNVTITVKKEVFNKESQRNKRRMLFKKFLLDYMYENWYLSSTVHEDMMAELPLPNVLSCGSYKERLTEAELWMSSGGTSSLLHSHGDNNVHCVLDGRKDFILIDPKHKEVFKFQETYPNSGSGHSPMDMEMINVFKYPKISQTPWIWSTLLHGDCIYVPAGYLHQVRSYGRGISFTVQFAPVPEFESAGCKEESKSKRRKKGKKDKEDVEQKGEKEEKEDVTEEEKLSLADVEFVWAYSNGERHLKQKKLVSSSLRRILSILLRDGNQLYQNQFKEFYEDALPADDNRPPADEIFHIMTPNDNRKYLSRDEINALAESRLQNVCDVFNKRYERVRDEL; this is translated from the exons ATGAAAGAGTTCGTGTTTGTTCTGATTTTATCCTCATTGTTAAACGTCTATGATTGTAAGACGAGCTTCGTGAAGGACCAGAGTATAGACTTCGTGTTCCCGCCGGTACAGCAGCACGTGATTGCCGGGATACCCGAGGGACATCTTCGACCCCTAG GTTGGCAGAAGAAACCGGAAGGCAAGGTTCGAGAAGAGAAAGATGCCGTCACGCCACCGACATTCCATATGAGATATGTGAAGAATAGCAGACCCGTTGTCCTTAGAGGATTGTTGAAGCACGCCCCTGTCGCGGAGAAATGGGAGGAAGATTCATATCTCAAAGAAAA ATACGGCAAATTAAATGTAACCATTACAGTTAAGAAAGAAGTGTTCAACAAGGAGTCTCAGAGAAATAAACGCCGGATGTTGTTCAAGAAGTTCCTCTTAGACTACATGTATGAAAACTGGTACTTGTCTTCTACTGTGCATGAAGACATGATGGCCGAACTTCcg CTGCCAAATGTTTTGTCATGCGGGTCCTACAAAGAGCGATTAACGGAGGCTGAATTATGGATGAGTTCAGGTGGGACATCATCACTCTTGCATTCTCACGGCGATAACAACGTACACTGTGTTCTCGACGGGAGAAAAGATTTCATTCTGATAGATCCTAAACACAAAGAAGTCTTCAAGTTCCAAGAAAca taCCCAAACTCTGGATCTGGTCATTCCCCTATGGATATGGAAATGATCAACGTATTCAAGTACCCAAAGATCAGTCAAACACCTTGGATTTGGTCTACTCTCTTGCACGGAGATTGTATCTACGTTCCAGCCG GATATTTGCATCAAGTTAGATCTTACGGTCGCGGCATTTCCTTTACTGTACAGTTTGCTCCAGTTCCTGAGTTTGAATCCGCTGGTTGCAAGGAGGAATCAAAGAGTAAACGGAGAAAGAAAGGAAAGAAAGACAAAGAAGATGTGGAACAAAAAGGAGAAAAAGAGGAAAAAGAAGATGTCACCGAGGAAGAGAAACTCAGTCTGGCTGATGTGGAGTTTGTATGGGCATACAGCAATGGGGAAAGG CATCTGAAGCAGAAGAAATTGGTATCCAGCTCTTTGCGGCGCATTTTGTCAATTTTACTTCGTGACGGGAACCAGCTTTATCAAAACCAGTTCAAAGAGTTTTACGAGGATGCCCTTCCTGCt GACGACAACAGGCCACCGGCAGATGAGATATTCCATATCATGACACCAAACGACAACCGAAAATATTTGTCACGTGATGAAATTAATGCGCTCGCTGAATCAAGATTGCAAAACGTCTGTGACGTATTTAATAAAAGATATGAAAGAGTACGAGATGAACTGTAG